GAGATCGTCATCGTGCGGAAGTCGATCTGCACTTTCCCGAATGTGTACGTGGACAGCCGTACGGGAGTCGTCGGCACAAGAGCCGGGCGCCGCAGCAGCGTTTCGATGCGCGCAAGCAGTTCGATCATTTCGAACGGCTTCGTGAGATAATCATCGGCCCCGAGCTTCAATCCCACAACACGGTCGTGCACCTCCCCGCGCGCTGTCAGCATGATGATCGGCGTAACGATGCCGTCATGGCGCAGATCGCGGCACACCTCAAGGCCACCCTTATGCGGCAACATCAGATCCAGGATGATGAGATCCCAGTTCCCCTCGCGTGCTGCCTTCTCACCCCGCATACCGTCGGCAGCATGTTGGACCGTATACCCTTCGGCCTGGAGTCTGTCCGTGAGTGTGACGACCAGTCCGGGTTCGTCTTCAACCAGGAGGATGCGTCGTTGGCGGCTTGTCCCTGTCATGCTTCTGTCCGTTCGCTCATGAATAATGGCAGATGAATGGTGAAACAGCTCCCGTGTCCGGGAGTACTCTCCACGGTGATCATGCCACCGTGTGCCTGCACCACATGCTGTGCGAGGTTCAGCCCCAATCCGCTTCCCCGGATCTGTTGCGTCCTCGCATCTTCGGTGCGGTAGAATGGCTCGAAGATGCGCCCGATCTCCGCGGGATCGATGCCGATCCCATGGTCCTCCACGTCGATGAGCACCTCATCACTCTTCGCTCCCGATGCAATGCGCAACCCAACCCTGATCCTCTCCGATGTACCGCGGTACTTCATCGCATTGCTGATCAGATTCTGGATGGCCGTGCCGAGGGACGTCGCATCCGCCCGGATGGTGACCGGCACTCCGGGCAGCTGCGTTTCCACGGTCACGCCCGCCTCCATCAGCATCGGCTGGCATGCCGACACAGAACGTGTGACGACATCGGCCGCCTGCGTCGGCACAAGCGTGTACTGTTTTCTCCCTGAATGGATCCCGGCATAGCCGAGCGCATTCTCCGCGAGGACGCTCAGCCGCTGCACTTCGGAACGTATCATCTGTCCGTATGCCTTCACGCGCGACGGATCCGTGATGACACCATCGGCCAGGTTTTCGCCGGCCGAATGCAGGACCGCGATGGGTGTCCGCAGCTCGTGCGACATGCCCGCAACGAATGCGATCTGACTGTTCGCGAGTTGCTGCATACGGTGCGAGGTAACAAGGAGGACCCCGAGGGCGATCCCCATGAGGATCAGGATGCCCGAGCTGACCGCGAGGTTCCTGAGACGGCTCTGGTTCACCGCTGCCTCCAACGACCCGGCACGGTGCCGGATGCGGAGTTCAAGGATCGATCCTTCGCGGCGCATGTCGCGGCCCCTGCCCGGCCATCCCATCGGCCCTCCCCCGAAACGGGCACTGTCGCCGCGACGATCCGGTTCGGGTGGCCACCGCCATTCCTCGGGCCGCCGCTCACCAGGACCACGGTCCCCCGGGCTCCGATCGCCAGGACCACGGTCATCCGGCCTGCGCTCCGGCCGGTCCTGCATCCGGCCGCGAACAGAAGGGATCATGGACAAAGGCACAGGGGGGAACATCGCCACACCCATGATGACGTCGGACTCGTTCGGCGGGATCGCCGCACGATCCGGCAGACTGGAATACAGGACGACCGAAGGGTCGTCTTTGCGGAGGATGCAATACTCCAGATCCTGCGCCTCTCCTGCCCGGATCGACATAGCGGCGGTCGCCGGGATGAATTGCTCGCGCAGATAGGTGGTGTCGATGGTCAGGACGATGCGATCGTTCCCCAGGACCGGCGCACCATTCTCGCCAAGCGGAAGGATCACCGACCCCAGATTCTTCGCGACATACACCGCGTACACCTGATCGATGCGGATGCGCAGCCAATGCAGCGAATCGCGCGAGGGGTCCACGGGAAACTCGTTGTCCGGTGCCTGGGTTCCCTGCTTGAACTGCATCCCATCGAAGGGCCAGACAGTTGCCCCGGTCTCATCCCGGCGCACATAGGTCAACTGTCGGACGAGGTTCGGATGGCGCGTCTGGGCCTCCCACTCCTGTAGTCGCATCGCCATCTCGAACGAGAGGTCCGCGTGCGCGCGCCGGGGATCGGCACCGAAGATCCGGAGCACGGAGGAGAGTTCTTCGTCGACACTCCGCGAAAAATGGAACGCCGCGGTCTGAACGGTCGCCTGCATCCTCTCCCGCTCCTGCTCGCTGATCTGTCCGATCCACTGGTACTGGAGCACCGCAAGGAGCGGAACGAGCACCAGGAGCGCAATGATGACAACGAGAACAGAGGGTCGGATATGGAGCCGTGAAGTCATGGCACAATATATCGCGCGATGATGTCTCACGCAATTGTTAAGGGTCATTTTTACCGCGACTTAACAAGCTTAACAAATAATTTGCCCATGGTTAACACGCATCCGCACCGAAAATGCGTATCTTGGTGCATGGTCCACAACGTCTCACGGAAGGATACAGACATGGTTGCACTCCGCACATCAGCGGCCACCCTTGCGGGCGTAGCTGCCGCCATGGTGCTCTTCACCGGATGCGGCAGCACATCCCTGACGAGCACCTATCATGAAAAGCCGTACACGATCGACGGCGACCCGAAGGACTGGGTCGGTCTGCCGCTCTACGTCGATAGATCCGGTATGAACGTCGCCGTCAGCCACGACGCCGACCATC
The nucleotide sequence above comes from Ignavibacteriota bacterium. Encoded proteins:
- a CDS encoding HAMP domain-containing histidine kinase, with the translated sequence MTSRLHIRPSVLVVIIALLVLVPLLAVLQYQWIGQISEQERERMQATVQTAAFHFSRSVDEELSSVLRIFGADPRRAHADLSFEMAMRLQEWEAQTRHPNLVRQLTYVRRDETGATVWPFDGMQFKQGTQAPDNEFPVDPSRDSLHWLRIRIDQVYAVYVAKNLGSVILPLGENGAPVLGNDRIVLTIDTTYLREQFIPATAAMSIRAGEAQDLEYCILRKDDPSVVLYSSLPDRAAIPPNESDVIMGVAMFPPVPLSMIPSVRGRMQDRPERRPDDRGPGDRSPGDRGPGERRPEEWRWPPEPDRRGDSARFGGGPMGWPGRGRDMRREGSILELRIRHRAGSLEAAVNQSRLRNLAVSSGILILMGIALGVLLVTSHRMQQLANSQIAFVAGMSHELRTPIAVLHSAGENLADGVITDPSRVKAYGQMIRSEVQRLSVLAENALGYAGIHSGRKQYTLVPTQAADVVTRSVSACQPMLMEAGVTVETQLPGVPVTIRADATSLGTAIQNLISNAMKYRGTSERIRVGLRIASGAKSDEVLIDVEDHGIGIDPAEIGRIFEPFYRTEDARTQQIRGSGLGLNLAQHVVQAHGGMITVESTPGHGSCFTIHLPLFMSERTEA
- a CDS encoding response regulator transcription factor; protein product: MTGTSRQRRILLVEDEPGLVVTLTDRLQAEGYTVQHAADGMRGEKAAREGNWDLIILDLMLPHKGGLEVCRDLRHDGIVTPIIMLTARGEVHDRVVGLKLGADDYLTKPFEMIELLARIETLLRRPALVPTTPVRLSTYTFGKVQIDFRTMTISRTDRAPIELSAREFQLLKYFIEHRGEVLSREVILNGVWGYDAMPNTRTIDTHVTWLRQKVEENPRHPEFILTVYGVGYRFAG